The window CCATCATCACCATTTTCCCTCAACTCTATGGTATCTCACTTCTTTTTGgatattgagctaatttactCTAACATTAAACTATAGTCAGAAATTtaataacttaaattattttaaatatactattgttaattatataaaatatagaaacgATAATTcatctttaagaaaaaaaagaaaagaaatatatttaaaattaagaaGAAGATTTAATCAATAGTCCATACTAAAAGAAATCTTATCTAAATTATATAAGATTTGGcctatttttagaattttaatataaaattatcatattttgtttatcTTCTTGAAAAAACTTGTGAGCCTTACTTTTGCTCCTGCATACATTAGTTGTAGTTTATCTCTATTTTACTGCATTCTGAAAGAATCCATTACAATCATTGTATTGTGATTAATAAAGAATGTTTcagatgttcaaaaaaaaaagaagaatgttTCAACCTTCAGAATCTCAATACCACCATTTTGTTTGTATTGTATCCAATGTAATACAATCAAATAACCCAACAAGACATTCTTTATGTTTGAGATGAGAAAGACAAACACTCTTTAAAGTTTGCTGGTCGGCAGACCAACAGGCTTGGCCCTAGACCTCTTCTCCACAACACGTGATAGTTCCTTCACAGCTTCTTTCGCCAAATGGCGAGGCTTGCTAAGCCACAATCCTCCATCTACCACCATTGTTAAACCGTTGACATACTTCCCTGTTAACCAAAAAATCACGCATATGTTACTACTCTGACCACCTCTCCCTGCGCTTTACATTACGAAAGAGTGATTTTTAAAGTCAGCATACCAGTATCACCGCTGAGGTAGAGTGCAGCCATGGCGATATCCCACTTCTCACCGAGTTTATACAGAGGCATCAACTCTCGAGTTTTGTTTTGGATCTCGTCAGGTACAAGCTTACTCATTCCAGGCGTGCCTCCGATAGGGCCTGGCGCAATCCCGTTCACTCTGATCTCGTAGTCAGTTCCCCACTCCAATGCCAAGTTCCTCGTCGTAGCATCAACTGCTGCCTGTttcaagtttcaaaaaaaaaaaacacctaaGATCCCATTTTTGATATAATACCATACTTAAGTTATTGATTTTCTAACCAAAGAACACTAGTTAATCACCTTGGCTGCAGAAACATGTATTTGGTACCAAGAAGCAGTGTAGTGCAGAGTAGCGCTTATGTTGATAATCGAACCACCGCCGGTTGATGAGTCTCTACCAGGCCCTCCTTTCTTAAGGTACTTGAGTGCTTCATGGCACATGTTGAACGTTCCTACTGCATCAATATCTAAAACTgcacaaaaccaaacaaaaaaaagtttttcaaaTTGAACAAAGCAAAGGCAAACttctattagttttttttttttcaaacttttatcatttaatattattactttttcattgtttttattTCCTAATTTTGCGTAATTCTACTAATCTTTTTTTCTCGAAACTTATATTATAACTGAAAGATGAATGAGAAAATGTGGATCCACCTGTACGGAAGCCATTGGTGGACAAATCCTCAGCCGCCGAGAGAAAATTTCCGGCGGCTGCGTTAATGAGAATATCAATCCTACCGAAGTGCTGATAAGCTGATTCCACGACTCTTCTTGCATCCTCTGGCTTACGAACATCACCTTCCAATCCAATAGCCTTGGAGACACATAAATTGCAAATGGATGAAGCAATTCAACAAGCAATCAAAACTATTCATCCCAATTCAAAAGAAAATCCTCTCGAAAGATTACCGCAATCCCGAGAGATCGGAGGTCGGAGACGGCGGCGTCGAGGACTTGTTTACGGCGTCCCATGATGGCGATGGAAGCTCCATGTTTCCCGAACTGAGTGGAGATCTCGAAACCGATGCCGGATCCGCCTCCCGTGATGAGAGCAACCTTGCCTTTGAGGACATCAGGCTTGAACGGAGATTCCATGATCACCTCCACTCGGTCCACGCGCGAATTCGCGAAGGCTAATAACAAGACAAAACAAGATAAGCCAAGCCAAAGCCACTAATGTTTCTCTTCTTACTACCTACCCAACTGCCATATTTAGTTACTTATCTCCgcattttaagaaaattataagaattgaccaaaataaaatattctacaGATGACGATTTACAGTGAGCGtggtatcttttttttttttgatcaaatagtGAGCGTGGTATCTATCATTCCggtaataattaaaataaaacgtAACTCTATACTCTATAGTACTGTATATCTTAAAGTTATTGTTGGGCATATTTCAACAGTTATAATACAAAACTTtggaattatattttaattaattaaaataaaaatattatcacaTTCACATATGGTAAACAATCAGAAATATTTGCATATtgatttaaatgattttaagaAAAGGGGTTATGAGACCCAATTTTCATATTCAGGTAAAAATATCAAATGATCTTAGAACTCAAAATCAAGTCTAATATACTATCAGTTAAGGTTGAATATTCTTTATTCTTAATGAAACAAGAGAGTTCTAAATTTACTCTTAACTTTCAAAAGaaaatctaatataatttttaatttgaatttcAAACTTATATATAACTTCAATTGTTGacatacattttaatataattgattacaaataaatatatttctttaaatagTTATATAGGGTTATACTAAATGAATCTTTGAAAATTATACAAAGTTATACTATTGGCGtacaatttattataattgtttactAATGATACACGACTTCCACCATCATAAGTTTCTGTGTAACCAAATTAAGgtcatcaaaaatattaaatctcAAATATGATTCTTTTGTACATATGCTTCCTGACTCGGTTACATGCTAGCTTCCCAGCTACACTATGGTTTGGATATGTTtttaatgtattctaaattcatcttacaaaaaaaaacaaagacaagGTCAAtgcaataaaaataaacatggtGGATCAACTCATTGTGTTCTACAAAGTTTGATTATCAAAATAGCTGAGCCACTCATTGTAAACATCTAACCCTGGTTCAACCATTCGGCTACACAACTCATCATGTGATTGCATATGGATTTCTAGAGACTCCGGTTTAGATATAGGGATAGGAGAGATTTGGCGATCTTCAAAAAGAAATTCTAGTGATTGTGGTGCATTCACCTCAAATCCACATGCCATATGCTCCACCAAGATATTCTCCAACTCCTCTTCCTGATTATGCTTCTCGCTGTTAATAACGTCATTAGAGactgatgaggaagaagaggacACGGAAGAGGCTTGGTTGGTAACATCTGATGCTGATGAGTTGCTCTTCATCGATCGTTTCTTGAGATGAGTGTTCCACACATTCTTGATCTCGTTGTCTGTTCTTCCTGGCAAGTGTGATGCTATCTTTGACCACCTGATAAATCAATGCACTAGTTATACTTCTtgcttttatataatttttagattGAAACTAGGGAGACATGGCTTTACTTGTTTCCAAGAACTTGGTGGAGGTGGATAATGGTATCTTCCTCCTCTTTGGTGAAGCTGCCTCGTTTGAGACCTGGTCTCAGATAGTTTAACCATCTTAAACGGCAACTCTTTCCGCATCTCGTCAATCCTATTTTGTTTCAGTTAAAACATACATTACTAATCATGAACACCAAAACTACAAGCTTAACTTACGAGTTCAGAAATTGAATTTAGATAATCTAATGAAGATTTCATCAGATGGTGCATACGTTTGGTTGAAGTTTAAGTTTCG of the Brassica rapa cultivar Chiifu-401-42 chromosome A03, CAAS_Brap_v3.01, whole genome shotgun sequence genome contains:
- the LOC103859468 gene encoding peroxisomal 2,4-dienoyl-CoA reductase — encoded protein: MESPFKPDVLKGKVALITGGGSGIGFEISTQFGKHGASIAIMGRRKQVLDAAVSDLRSLGIAAIGLEGDVRKPEDARRVVESAYQHFGRIDILINAAAGNFLSAAEDLSTNGFRTVLDIDAVGTFNMCHEALKYLKKGGPGRDSSTGGGSIINISATLHYTASWYQIHVSAAKAAVDATTRNLALEWGTDYEIRVNGIAPGPIGGTPGMSKLVPDEIQNKTRELMPLYKLGEKWDIAMAALYLSGDTGKYVNGLTMVVDGGLWLSKPRHLAKEAVKELSRVVEKRSRAKPVGLPTSKL
- the LOC103859469 gene encoding transcription factor MYB10 encodes the protein MCVYKHEYLKDSLKLRTMCVMGKRRTPCCDNSQVLKRGPWSDEESERLKAFILKHGHHNWRSLPKLAGLTRCGKSCRLRWLNYLRPGLKRGSFTKEEEDTIIHLHQVLGNKWSKIASHLPGRTDNEIKNVWNTHLKKRSMKSNSSASDVTNQASSVSSSSSSVSNDVINSEKHNQEEELENILVEHMACGFEVNAPQSLEFLFEDRQISPIPISKPESLEIHMQSHDELCSRMVEPGLDVYNEWLSYFDNQTL